In Candidatus Methanomethylophilus alvi Mx1201, a genomic segment contains:
- a CDS encoding NAD(P)/FAD-dependent oxidoreductase: MIHLTSIETDVLVVGSGPAGSMAAKYAAEKGVEVTLIEMRDEVGTPVRCGELMPSVAEIKDMFPNLSDTDTLFDVPSSLKCRDIEGIRLLDPKEKERQFPFTGYTTDRDRFDQYHADMAVDAGAELITGCRFRGIAGDVAKTSAGDISYKVIIGADGPNSRVAKSLGLPPNRNCYPAVTAQAEGDFDPVIQMFFGRIAPGAYGWIIPKDGVANVGVGFSPKFSNGSLREYMEKFVEMQGLKLISPLKGKYVPSEGPISRTVSGRGMLAGDAAGVVMPVNGGGIPQAMITGRMAGIAAAENVLNGAPLSDYEAEWKDVLYKPLHIAANNKRLADAFAFRSDRSTALCMSILGTRRMSKLIRCKHLFP; encoded by the coding sequence GTGATACATTTGACTTCGATAGAAACTGATGTCCTCGTGGTCGGTTCCGGTCCAGCCGGCAGCATGGCCGCCAAATATGCCGCTGAGAAAGGGGTGGAGGTCACCCTTATAGAGATGCGCGACGAGGTCGGTACCCCCGTTCGTTGCGGGGAACTCATGCCCTCCGTCGCAGAGATCAAGGACATGTTCCCGAATCTCTCCGACACCGATACGCTGTTCGATGTCCCGTCATCTCTGAAATGCAGGGACATAGAGGGGATAAGGCTTCTGGATCCGAAGGAGAAGGAGAGGCAGTTCCCGTTCACAGGCTATACTACGGACAGGGACAGGTTCGACCAATACCATGCCGACATGGCCGTCGATGCAGGTGCCGAACTCATCACCGGATGCAGGTTCAGAGGCATAGCGGGGGATGTGGCAAAGACCTCGGCCGGAGACATATCTTATAAGGTCATCATCGGTGCGGACGGCCCCAATTCACGTGTGGCCAAAAGTCTGGGTCTTCCGCCCAACAGGAACTGCTACCCTGCCGTGACCGCCCAGGCGGAAGGGGACTTCGACCCTGTGATACAGATGTTCTTCGGACGCATAGCCCCCGGAGCATACGGTTGGATAATCCCCAAGGACGGTGTGGCCAACGTCGGAGTCGGTTTCTCTCCCAAGTTCTCCAACGGTTCACTCCGCGAATACATGGAGAAATTCGTCGAGATGCAGGGGCTCAAACTCATATCCCCGTTGAAGGGGAAGTATGTGCCGAGCGAAGGTCCGATATCAAGGACGGTGTCCGGGAGAGGTATGCTGGCCGGGGATGCCGCAGGCGTCGTCATGCCGGTCAATGGCGGAGGAATACCCCAGGCCATGATCACCGGGAGGATGGCGGGTATCGCCGCCGCCGAGAACGTCTTGAACGGTGCACCGTTATCCGATTACGAGGCCGAGTGGAAGGACGTCCTGTACAAACCGCTCCATATCGCCGCCAACAACAAGAGGCTCGCCGACGCATTCGCATTCAGGAGTGACAGGAGCACCGCCCTGTGCATGAGCATATTGGGTACCCGCAGGATGAGCAAGCTCATCAGATGCAAGCACCTGTTCCCTTGA
- the pyrE gene encoding orotate phosphoribosyltransferase yields MEDIKKALEGCGALQFGDFTLASGAKSSYYIDIKKASTKPAVLSVIAKTMAKRMEEMGIHPDRVAGVVLGSIPLATALSLETGIPLLMVRKERKDHGTGKLVEGDLSPGDDVLVIEDVITTAGSSMKAIAALRAEGVKVEKVFSVIDREGGGRENLESIGVQLNSLVKGSDLLKGAKQ; encoded by the coding sequence ATGGAAGACATCAAGAAAGCATTGGAGGGCTGCGGAGCACTGCAGTTCGGAGATTTCACCCTGGCATCCGGGGCGAAGAGCAGTTACTATATCGATATAAAGAAGGCGAGTACGAAGCCCGCCGTCCTCTCCGTCATCGCAAAGACGATGGCCAAGAGGATGGAGGAGATGGGAATTCATCCCGACAGGGTCGCGGGAGTCGTCCTCGGATCCATCCCTCTGGCCACCGCCCTGTCCCTCGAGACGGGCATACCTCTTCTGATGGTAAGGAAGGAGAGGAAGGACCACGGTACGGGCAAGCTCGTCGAAGGAGACCTCAGTCCCGGCGACGACGTGCTGGTCATCGAGGACGTCATAACCACCGCCGGTTCTTCCATGAAGGCCATCGCCGCCCTCCGTGCCGAGGGTGTCAAGGTCGAGAAGGTATTCTCCGTCATCGACAGGGAAGGCGGAGGAAGGGAGAATCTCGAGAGCATCGGAGTACAGCTCAACTCCCTCGTCAAAGGGTCCGACCTTTTGAAAGGTGCGAAGCAATGA
- a CDS encoding HAD-IIA family hydrolase, with translation MIGFAIDMDGTVYHGERPIPGAREFIAGLRERGIPFRFVTNNSSHNRQFYADRLDRMGFGVTPDEILTSTVATVRFIKDNRGGRSVYAMATPDVKAEIAESGIRMASEGRPDIVLLTFDTTIDYGKINRGYHYLLQGSEFIATHPDDVCPTEDSYDIDIGPFIRMFESMTGREATVVGKPNRLMLEMAAAEMGVGPEDVVMVGDRLSTDIRMAADAGTRSILVLSGETDLELLRRSDIRPTFVTGSVADILTEFVDSRKLF, from the coding sequence TTGATCGGATTCGCCATCGACATGGACGGTACCGTGTACCACGGTGAAAGGCCGATCCCCGGTGCCCGTGAGTTCATAGCAGGGCTTAGGGAGCGCGGGATACCGTTCAGGTTCGTGACGAACAACTCCTCCCACAACCGGCAGTTCTATGCCGACAGGTTGGACAGGATGGGTTTCGGTGTCACGCCTGACGAGATCCTCACCTCCACCGTCGCAACCGTCCGTTTCATAAAGGATAACAGGGGCGGCAGGAGCGTATATGCCATGGCCACTCCGGATGTGAAGGCCGAGATAGCGGAGTCCGGGATCAGGATGGCCTCCGAAGGCCGTCCGGACATCGTTCTTCTGACATTCGATACGACCATCGATTACGGTAAGATCAACCGCGGGTACCACTATCTGCTGCAAGGCTCGGAGTTCATAGCCACGCACCCCGACGACGTGTGTCCGACGGAAGACTCCTACGACATAGATATCGGACCCTTCATCAGGATGTTCGAGTCCATGACCGGGAGGGAGGCCACCGTCGTGGGTAAGCCGAACCGTCTGATGCTGGAGATGGCCGCCGCGGAGATGGGGGTCGGGCCGGAGGATGTGGTGATGGTGGGCGACAGGCTCTCCACGGACATCCGCATGGCCGCGGACGCAGGGACCAGGTCCATCCTCGTGTTGTCGGGGGAGACCGATCTGGAACTCCTCAGGAGGTCCGATATCCGCCCCACGTTCGTGACAGGGTCCGTGGCCGATATCCTTACGGAGTTCGTCGACAGCAGAAAACTGTTCTGA
- a CDS encoding NOB1 family endonuclease, with protein MLVLDSSALFSMEQLPEEESCCPPGVITELRRYKDHRLDLWGDLLHVSECTRESVRKVEEAARKSGDLGRLSPVDITVLALAVDVGGTVMTDDYSIQNTARIMDIPYKAVGQTGITKVEKWNYQCIGCKKWYKEKMEECPICGSPMKAHRKR; from the coding sequence ATGCTCGTGCTGGACAGTTCCGCCTTATTCTCCATGGAACAGCTTCCCGAAGAAGAATCCTGTTGCCCCCCGGGCGTCATAACGGAACTGAGGAGGTACAAGGACCACAGGCTGGACCTGTGGGGGGACCTTCTGCATGTATCCGAATGCACCCGGGAATCCGTAAGAAAGGTTGAGGAGGCCGCCCGGAAGAGCGGCGACCTCGGACGTCTCTCCCCGGTGGACATAACCGTACTGGCACTTGCCGTGGATGTAGGCGGGACGGTCATGACCGACGACTATTCCATACAGAACACGGCCCGCATCATGGACATACCATACAAGGCGGTCGGTCAGACCGGCATAACCAAGGTCGAGAAATGGAATTACCAGTGCATCGGCTGCAAAAAATGGTACAAGGAGAAGATGGAGGAGTGCCCCATCTGCGGATCCCCGATGAAGGCCCACAGAAAACGCTGA
- a CDS encoding CDP-2,3-bis-(O-geranylgeranyl)-sn-glycerol synthase: MDALDVIVIMLTGFWLFLPAMLPNSAAVVFGGGTKMDFGRSWRGKRIFGDGKSWRGFFGGAFSGIALGLIQIGIAALCGSDSDYWGFGDFYGNIGVLATLSFGAVLGDLCGAFIKRRLGLERGAKAPVLDQYDFVIGAMCLTALFFPDWVYAHYIEGWHIAALIFLIVVMFAIHRSVNIVGYRMGLKKEPW, from the coding sequence ATGGACGCCTTGGATGTAATCGTCATCATGCTGACCGGATTCTGGCTGTTCCTTCCTGCCATGCTGCCCAATTCCGCGGCAGTGGTTTTCGGCGGAGGGACCAAGATGGATTTCGGCAGGAGTTGGCGCGGGAAGAGGATATTCGGAGACGGAAAGTCCTGGAGAGGCTTCTTCGGAGGGGCGTTCTCCGGCATAGCCTTGGGACTTATCCAGATAGGGATAGCCGCTCTCTGCGGGAGCGACAGCGATTATTGGGGATTCGGGGATTTCTACGGGAACATCGGCGTCCTTGCGACGCTGTCGTTCGGAGCGGTCCTCGGCGACCTCTGCGGCGCATTCATCAAGAGAAGGCTCGGACTGGAGAGAGGTGCGAAGGCGCCCGTACTCGATCAGTACGATTTCGTCATCGGCGCCATGTGCCTGACGGCCCTCTTCTTCCCCGACTGGGTCTATGCACATTACATAGAGGGGTGGCACATAGCCGCCTTGATATTCCTGATCGTGGTGATGTTCGCCATCCACCGCAGCGTGAATATCGTAGGTTACAGGATGGGTCTCAAGAAGGAACCCTGGTGA
- a CDS encoding uracil-DNA glycosylase, with the protein MISPDKDCHLCDLCRKRTNLVLPTGDLGSPVVLVGEAPGENEDLQGKPFVGRAGDILNKIMEEVGLERGRVMITNTVKCRPPMNRVPMPEEMAACRPFLNSELKGRKVVVGLGKSAVKDLLGYEGPMAKVVNTRQYIDVDGEKVLFIPTYHPMACVYKKNAREDLKMTMAMIKEEFLS; encoded by the coding sequence ATGATCTCTCCCGACAAGGATTGCCATCTGTGCGACCTCTGCCGCAAGCGTACCAACCTCGTCCTGCCCACCGGGGACCTCGGGTCCCCCGTGGTGTTGGTGGGGGAGGCACCGGGCGAGAACGAGGACCTCCAGGGCAAGCCTTTCGTCGGAAGGGCCGGCGACATCCTCAACAAGATCATGGAGGAGGTCGGTCTCGAAAGGGGCCGGGTGATGATAACCAACACCGTGAAATGCAGGCCCCCTATGAACCGCGTCCCCATGCCGGAAGAGATGGCGGCCTGCCGTCCGTTCCTCAACAGCGAGCTGAAGGGGAGGAAGGTCGTCGTAGGCCTCGGGAAGTCCGCGGTCAAGGACCTGCTGGGATATGAGGGGCCGATGGCCAAGGTGGTCAATACCCGGCAGTATATCGATGTGGACGGGGAGAAGGTCCTGTTCATACCCACATACCATCCGATGGCATGTGTATACAAGAAGAATGCCAGGGAGGACCTGAAGATGACCATGGCGATGATAAAGGAGGAGTTCCTCTCTTGA
- a CDS encoding NADH-quinone oxidoreductase subunit N encodes MDATVITDIFGSYSPIAPMIVLIIGALIMPALYFGFKKKAPVTAIALIVMVISIAINLIMLTGGNYPAEYSSFEGLFEYNDFSGLMILLFQAVSIIVLFVSVSSTETTTLHYGAYNSLLLIATVGMMFVGEATDLVGIFVGVEAVSISSYVLVTMKRNDSRAAEAGVKYVVIGGLSTALTIYGISMIYGSLETLTLSELGPALAANGYSWAFVVGLICMIAGYGFKIAAVPFHMWAPDVYEGSSTPVSIFLATGSKKMGLVVFFKIFLVMFVVAKSMAGFDIEIVQYIFAIIAAFSMTVGNIVAISQNNIKRMLAYSSIAQAGYILIVMAVMSEYALTGGLFHMFTHVFMKGGAFLVVGALICVGVGEKITDYNGLAKRAPVLAFAMMLFLFSLAGVPPLAGFTSKFVLFSGAIFDADGSGVMTQWVWLAFVAILNSAISLYYYVRVIKAMYVEKPAKDASGKIKIPKTFAIAIAVCAVLVIVLGVYPDLILDLCADAAAALI; translated from the coding sequence ATGGATGCAACGGTAATTACTGACATATTCGGGAGCTATTCCCCGATCGCTCCGATGATCGTCCTGATCATCGGAGCACTCATCATGCCGGCGCTCTACTTCGGATTCAAGAAGAAAGCGCCTGTGACCGCAATCGCACTGATCGTAATGGTCATCAGCATCGCGATCAACCTCATCATGCTGACCGGCGGCAACTATCCCGCCGAATACAGCTCGTTCGAGGGACTGTTCGAGTACAACGACTTCAGCGGACTGATGATCCTGCTGTTCCAGGCAGTGTCCATCATCGTCCTCTTCGTGTCCGTCTCCAGCACCGAGACCACTACTCTCCACTACGGAGCGTACAACTCCCTGCTGCTCATCGCGACCGTCGGAATGATGTTCGTCGGCGAGGCTACCGACCTGGTCGGTATCTTCGTCGGAGTCGAGGCAGTGTCCATCTCCTCCTACGTGCTCGTCACCATGAAGAGGAACGACTCCCGCGCCGCCGAGGCAGGTGTCAAGTACGTGGTCATCGGTGGACTCTCCACCGCTCTGACCATCTACGGTATCTCGATGATCTACGGATCCCTCGAGACCCTGACCCTGTCCGAGCTCGGACCCGCACTTGCGGCCAACGGATACAGCTGGGCGTTCGTCGTCGGTCTGATCTGCATGATCGCAGGTTACGGATTCAAGATCGCAGCGGTTCCGTTCCACATGTGGGCACCCGATGTGTATGAGGGATCCTCCACCCCCGTCTCTATCTTCCTGGCAACAGGATCCAAGAAGATGGGTCTGGTCGTGTTCTTCAAGATCTTCCTGGTCATGTTCGTCGTCGCAAAGTCGATGGCCGGCTTCGATATCGAGATCGTCCAGTACATCTTCGCTATCATCGCCGCATTCAGCATGACCGTCGGAAACATCGTGGCCATCTCGCAGAACAACATCAAGAGGATGCTTGCCTACTCGTCCATCGCGCAGGCCGGATACATCCTCATCGTCATGGCCGTCATGAGCGAGTACGCACTGACCGGCGGACTGTTCCACATGTTCACCCACGTGTTCATGAAGGGCGGTGCGTTCCTGGTCGTCGGCGCACTCATCTGTGTCGGTGTCGGCGAGAAGATCACGGACTACAACGGACTTGCGAAGAGGGCACCTGTCCTCGCATTCGCAATGATGCTGTTCCTCTTCTCTCTGGCCGGAGTACCTCCGCTCGCAGGATTCACTTCCAAGTTCGTCCTGTTCTCCGGAGCGATCTTCGACGCAGACGGAAGCGGTGTCATGACCCAGTGGGTATGGCTGGCATTCGTTGCCATCCTCAACTCCGCGATCTCCCTGTACTACTATGTCAGGGTCATCAAGGCCATGTACGTCGAGAAGCCGGCAAAGGACGCCTCTGGAAAGATCAAGATCCCGAAGACCTTCGCTATCGCAATCGCGGTATGTGCGGTCCTCGTCATCGTCCTCGGTGTCTACCCCGACCTCATCCTCGACCTCTGCGCAGACGCTGCAGCGGCATTGATCTGA
- a CDS encoding polyprenyl synthetase family protein gives MADSWHDCISVDLDKVETVMSDATNSENAELTEMCQYVLRNHGKRIRPAMCILSYYVCGGKDAKKAIDVGASIELIHNATLIHDDINDQGDLRRGAKALYKEYTIGKSIVAGDYLFALGFRLLGASTDSIIDYIVDAASGLAAGEFSQKKYERNVVVDESEYMKIIGGKTARLIECAGKCGSYLAHSDAEDIDKIGQFAYNAGLAFQIIDDVLDVAGDESSTGKRVGNDIVEGKPTLPIIYAMEDPVVGSRVKEIFTNPNSTYDDAAECISLIKKTDSIARCREKARAIADEAKASLGFAPDSVYKRSLIGLIDFFVSRDR, from the coding sequence ATGGCAGATTCCTGGCATGACTGCATTTCGGTCGATCTCGATAAAGTAGAGACGGTTATGAGCGACGCTACCAATTCGGAGAATGCCGAGCTCACTGAGATGTGCCAGTATGTTCTTAGGAATCACGGGAAGAGGATAAGGCCTGCCATGTGTATCCTTTCCTACTATGTCTGTGGCGGGAAAGATGCCAAGAAGGCCATAGATGTCGGTGCATCCATCGAACTTATCCATAACGCGACGCTCATACACGACGACATCAACGACCAGGGCGATCTCCGCAGAGGCGCCAAGGCGCTATACAAGGAATATACGATAGGGAAATCCATCGTCGCCGGCGACTATCTCTTCGCCCTCGGATTCCGTCTGCTCGGTGCCAGTACCGATAGCATCATCGACTATATCGTGGATGCCGCATCCGGTCTCGCCGCCGGTGAGTTCTCTCAGAAGAAATATGAGCGCAACGTCGTCGTCGATGAGTCGGAGTACATGAAGATCATCGGAGGGAAGACCGCACGCCTCATAGAATGTGCAGGAAAATGCGGTTCATATCTGGCACATTCCGATGCGGAAGACATCGACAAGATAGGACAGTTCGCATACAATGCCGGTCTGGCATTCCAGATCATAGACGACGTCCTCGATGTGGCAGGCGACGAGAGTTCCACCGGGAAGAGGGTGGGTAACGACATCGTCGAAGGTAAACCCACTCTGCCGATAATCTACGCCATGGAGGACCCGGTCGTCGGGTCCCGTGTAAAAGAGATTTTCACAAATCCGAACTCCACCTACGACGATGCCGCCGAATGCATCTCCCTCATAAAAAAGACGGATTCCATAGCAAGGTGCCGTGAGAAAGCCAGAGCGATCGCGGACGAGGCGAAAGCCTCCCTCGGTTTCGCACCCGATTCCGTATACAAGAGATCGCTTATCGGATTGATAGATTTCTTCGTATCCCGTGACAGGTGA
- a CDS encoding S24/S26 family peptidase → MNAQECLSPKKIWVLVAIGVIISVAAIACTHEVRYIVSGSMDGDDQPYDIKTIPIYSLVMIKDVDGKDMLDEFEVGDVIAFHYSGVVVVHRVIAIDPVAGTITAHGDARSEGDVQEVTSDMVVGKVTGVAPLLGQVVHFVKSSPIILIAMIAVLIVAAYAVSDIVRIYRKG, encoded by the coding sequence GTGAACGCACAGGAGTGTCTCAGTCCGAAGAAGATATGGGTACTCGTCGCCATAGGTGTGATCATATCGGTCGCGGCGATAGCCTGTACCCACGAGGTCAGATACATCGTGTCCGGATCGATGGACGGGGACGACCAGCCTTACGACATCAAGACCATCCCCATCTACAGCCTCGTCATGATAAAGGATGTCGACGGAAAGGACATGCTTGACGAATTCGAGGTCGGGGACGTCATAGCGTTCCACTATAGCGGTGTCGTCGTCGTTCATCGCGTCATAGCGATCGATCCTGTTGCTGGCACTATTACCGCACACGGTGATGCTAGGTCGGAGGGTGATGTCCAGGAAGTCACTTCTGACATGGTGGTGGGCAAGGTCACGGGTGTGGCGCCTCTGCTGGGTCAGGTGGTCCATTTCGTCAAATCGAGTCCTATCATTTTAATAGCCATGATAGCGGTACTCATCGTGGCGGCCTATGCCGTGAGCGATATCGTGAGGATATACAGGAAGGGATGA
- the smc gene encoding chromosome segregation protein SMC codes for MYLKQIELENFKSFGGKVTVPLMEGYMAVTGPNGSGKSNIADAILFVLGPRSSKAVRASRITDLIFDGGAAKSKAKFMKVSLVFDNSDRIMPWDDDTVILTRYVKLSENGTDYTSYFFINDQKSSLSEFDTLLTKARISADGYNIVQQGDVTHIVQMGNIERRRILDGISGIASFDADIDKAKGERAEASSNLERIDIIRAEKERQISALEKDREQAKVYLEAKKDLDIANAQMVYRLRDNEKATFDSLGANIALIQKDIEGLRKDKAALLGQRQENEAAVRAKEDEIAAKVGPDYLRIKGDVEQAKIDVATEKSKHDSAVEDAEDQREFREGFVQDVEENRNQYATSAQNLSDLQIRLEGAQADLAAAEEEERRISEETSKHGGELTELQKRLETLERDIDAAGHVQQDAQAKAAGAQAVLDEARVAKAKAEEDLESARFEVKDADWNLQEVKRQAGPQNEIDELGKQIMALKKEEAAKEKEEEELKDIAEKRTAEFNRLSTEKRVSESMNKGSEAMSRILALKESGQMPGIHGTVAELATVDPGYETALSVAAGNKMGAIVVDNKDVAARCIEYLKKNGLGRVTFLPLTELLPGKPRAKAIIALKSTDGYATDFVTYKPEYANVFWYVFGDTLVVGTLDKAKEVMGGVRIVTKAGELIEASGAMTGGTIDKRKVQQFGPSGQSALEAAGAEMRKAVEALAVLRSDLRQLRDAIRQTDDLMRAAGTKGIDMKGKIVAAEAALEQARKGVKSAEEVLSKRTSDVTAAEKALSDAAAALDAANSKLDSLREERTAARDRMAVIAPAGLQERIQKARDAVYCHTQTVTDLLQQIGGLKAEMSGLDKQKEALEEQISKIDSQIAEDEKAASEHAAKVEEFRVRLEAVKRIQDEMESKIEDLKAERDALIQNGYSLDNAVEKAQNGIEAKDGYLQSQTAQMETSRINLEQYEEQVKALTVEVPEPIPSESSLKVAIRQCQAKIDALGHVNLRAIEDYDICKQEYDLMMGQVAILNNRISDLDRLTEDLSRKKKGLFMEAYDAVDSNFKAIYAQLSGGGQAFMALDVPEDPFSGGLQINAKPRNGKMLRLEALSGGEKSLTALAFIFAIQEYQPSPFYVLDEVDMFLDAVNAEMVARRVKESSARTQFIQVSLRKVTLTLADHLIGVTRPPTGISRVIMQPDIAEVSKYEEEALRRQREEGSSDNIEG; via the coding sequence ATGTATCTAAAACAGATAGAACTGGAAAATTTCAAATCGTTCGGCGGAAAGGTGACCGTGCCTTTGATGGAAGGGTATATGGCCGTCACCGGACCGAACGGGTCAGGTAAGTCGAACATAGCGGACGCCATCCTTTTCGTATTGGGGCCCAGGAGCTCCAAGGCGGTGAGGGCGAGCAGGATCACGGACCTCATCTTCGACGGCGGGGCCGCCAAGTCGAAGGCCAAGTTCATGAAGGTCTCGTTGGTGTTCGACAACAGCGACCGTATCATGCCCTGGGATGACGACACGGTCATACTGACGCGTTACGTCAAGCTCTCCGAGAACGGTACCGACTACACATCGTATTTCTTCATCAACGACCAGAAATCCTCCCTCTCCGAGTTCGACACCCTCCTCACCAAGGCGAGGATAAGCGCCGACGGGTACAACATCGTGCAGCAGGGGGACGTCACGCACATCGTCCAGATGGGCAACATCGAGAGGAGACGCATCCTGGACGGGATATCCGGCATCGCCAGTTTCGATGCGGACATAGACAAGGCGAAGGGGGAGAGGGCCGAGGCGTCCTCCAATCTGGAGCGCATAGACATCATCCGTGCCGAGAAGGAGAGGCAGATCAGTGCACTCGAGAAGGACCGTGAGCAGGCCAAGGTGTATCTCGAGGCCAAGAAGGATCTGGACATCGCCAATGCCCAGATGGTCTACAGGCTCAGGGACAACGAGAAGGCCACCTTCGACAGTCTCGGGGCGAACATAGCCCTGATCCAGAAGGACATCGAAGGACTCAGGAAGGATAAGGCCGCCCTCCTCGGACAGAGACAGGAGAACGAGGCCGCCGTCAGGGCCAAGGAGGACGAGATCGCCGCCAAGGTCGGTCCCGATTATCTGAGGATAAAAGGGGATGTCGAGCAGGCCAAGATCGACGTCGCCACAGAGAAGAGCAAACACGACTCCGCCGTGGAGGATGCCGAGGATCAGCGCGAGTTCAGGGAGGGATTCGTCCAGGATGTGGAGGAGAACCGCAACCAGTATGCGACCTCCGCACAGAATCTTTCGGACCTGCAGATCAGGCTGGAGGGGGCCCAGGCCGACCTCGCCGCCGCCGAGGAGGAGGAGAGGAGGATCAGCGAGGAGACCTCCAAGCACGGAGGGGAGCTGACAGAACTCCAGAAGAGGCTCGAGACCCTGGAGAGGGACATCGATGCGGCAGGCCACGTCCAGCAGGACGCCCAGGCGAAGGCGGCCGGGGCCCAGGCCGTGCTCGACGAGGCCCGTGTGGCCAAGGCCAAGGCGGAGGAGGACCTGGAATCCGCCAGGTTCGAGGTCAAGGATGCCGACTGGAACCTCCAGGAGGTCAAGAGGCAGGCCGGTCCCCAGAACGAGATCGACGAGCTCGGAAAGCAGATCATGGCCCTCAAGAAGGAGGAGGCCGCGAAGGAGAAGGAAGAGGAGGAGCTCAAGGACATCGCCGAGAAGCGTACCGCGGAGTTCAACCGTCTTTCCACCGAGAAGAGGGTGTCCGAGAGCATGAACAAGGGCAGCGAGGCCATGTCCCGCATCCTCGCCCTCAAGGAATCCGGTCAGATGCCCGGCATACACGGTACCGTGGCGGAACTCGCCACCGTCGATCCCGGCTATGAGACGGCCCTCTCCGTGGCCGCCGGCAACAAGATGGGTGCCATCGTGGTGGACAACAAGGATGTGGCCGCCCGTTGCATCGAATATCTCAAGAAGAACGGTCTGGGCAGGGTGACATTCCTGCCGCTCACCGAGCTCCTTCCCGGTAAACCGCGTGCGAAGGCCATAATCGCCCTCAAGAGCACGGACGGATATGCGACCGATTTCGTCACATACAAGCCGGAATATGCCAACGTGTTCTGGTACGTCTTCGGAGACACCCTCGTGGTGGGGACGTTGGACAAGGCCAAGGAGGTCATGGGCGGCGTCAGGATAGTGACCAAGGCCGGGGAGCTCATCGAGGCGTCCGGCGCCATGACCGGAGGTACCATCGACAAGAGGAAGGTCCAGCAGTTCGGTCCCAGCGGCCAGTCCGCCCTGGAGGCCGCCGGTGCGGAGATGAGGAAGGCCGTCGAGGCCCTCGCCGTCCTGAGGTCCGATCTGAGACAGCTCAGGGATGCGATCAGACAGACCGACGACCTCATGAGGGCCGCCGGTACCAAGGGCATCGACATGAAGGGCAAGATCGTCGCCGCCGAGGCGGCCTTGGAGCAGGCCAGGAAGGGTGTGAAGTCTGCAGAAGAGGTCCTTTCCAAGAGGACGTCGGACGTCACCGCCGCAGAGAAGGCCCTGTCGGACGCCGCAGCCGCCCTGGATGCCGCCAACTCGAAACTCGATTCCCTCAGGGAGGAGAGGACGGCCGCACGCGACCGTATGGCCGTCATAGCCCCTGCAGGTCTCCAGGAGAGGATCCAGAAGGCCCGCGATGCGGTATACTGCCACACGCAGACCGTCACCGACCTGCTTCAGCAGATCGGCGGACTCAAGGCGGAGATGTCCGGTCTCGACAAGCAGAAGGAGGCTTTGGAGGAGCAGATATCCAAGATCGATTCCCAGATCGCCGAGGACGAGAAGGCCGCCTCCGAGCATGCCGCCAAGGTCGAGGAGTTCAGGGTCAGGCTGGAGGCCGTGAAGAGGATACAGGACGAGATGGAGTCCAAGATCGAGGATCTGAAGGCCGAGAGGGACGCCCTCATACAGAACGGTTATTCGTTGGACAACGCCGTGGAGAAGGCTCAGAACGGCATAGAGGCCAAGGACGGATATCTGCAGAGTCAGACGGCCCAGATGGAGACCAGCAGGATCAACCTCGAACAGTATGAGGAGCAGGTGAAGGCCCTGACCGTGGAAGTCCCGGAACCCATCCCTTCGGAGAGCTCGCTGAAGGTGGCCATAAGGCAGTGTCAGGCCAAGATAGATGCCCTCGGCCATGTGAACCTGCGTGCGATAGAGGATTACGACATCTGCAAGCAGGAATATGACCTCATGATGGGGCAGGTGGCCATACTCAACAACAGGATATCGGATCTGGACAGACTCACCGAGGATCTGAGCAGGAAGAAGAAGGGACTGTTCATGGAGGCATACGATGCCGTGGACTCGAACTTCAAGGCGATATACGCACAGCTGTCCGGCGGAGGACAGGCGTTCATGGCCCTGGACGTTCCGGAGGACCCGTTCAGCGGAGGTCTGCAGATCAATGCCAAGCCCAGGAACGGTAAGATGCTGAGGCTCGAGGCCCTTTCCGGAGGGGAGAAGTCCCTTACGGCCTTGGCATTCATATTCGCCATCCAGGAGTATCAGCCCTCGCCGTTCTATGTGCTCGACGAGGTCGACATGTTCCTGGACGCGGTCAATGCGGAGATGGTGGCCAGAAGGGTCAAGGAGAGCTCCGCGAGGACACAGTTCATACAGGTGTCTCTGAGGAAGGTCACCCTTACCTTGGCCGACCACCTGATAGGCGTGACGAGGCCCCCGACAGGGATAAGCCGCGTCATAATGCAGCCGGACATAGCCGAGGTCTCCAAGTACGAGGAGGAGGCTCTGAGAAGGCAGAGGGAGGAGGGGAGCTCCGACAACATAGAGGGATGA